The genomic segment CAGGATAACGGAACTGAGTGCGACCGAGCGGGAGTTGCTCTCGCGGGAGGGCACGAGCGCAAGCCATAAGGTGTTCTGCGACTACACCTCGGTGATCACGACGAAGCATGAACTTGAGATAAGTGATGTGAGATATCAGATAGTGAGGGTGAACGACATTGACCGGATGGGACATCACCTTGAACTAACTACCAATTTGACAGGATAAATATGGGACTCGGTACTCTAATCTGGCGAGGACAG from the Dehalococcoidales bacterium genome contains:
- a CDS encoding phage head closure protein, whose product is MSFTGLLNSTFDLISLGMTVDAYGGWSSSPSTVSAMSSVPCRITELSATERELLSREGTSASHKVFCDYTSVITTKHELEISDVRYQIVRVNDIDRMGHHLELTTNLTG